The Deinococcus apachensis DSM 19763 genome includes the window GGTCTACCCGTCCTCCCGCCTTCCCGCGCCAGGGTGCGTACACTGGCGGGGTAACCGCGCAGACCCCACCGACCTCCCTGCCGGATCACGCCCAGAGGCCCGTTTCCCGCCCACTCCTGGGCACCCGCATCGACGCGACCAGCTACGCCCAAGCGGCAGCAGACGTGATCACCTGGGCGCAGGCCGGGGGCCCCCGCCGGGTCCACGCCGCCAACGTCCACATGGTCATGGAGGGAGTGGACGACCCCAACTTCCAGGCCGTCACCAACTCCGCCGACTTGGTCACGCCCGACGGGATGCCGCTCGTCTGGGGGTTGAAGCTGCTGGGGGTCCGGGACGCCGAGCGGGTCTACGGCCCCACCCTGACCCTGCATGTCTGCGAGGCGGCAGCCAAAGCGGGGGTGCCCATCGGGTTGTACGGCGGCACGCCCGAGAGCCTGGGGGACTTCCGGGCTTTCCTGGAGCGCCAGTTCCCCGGCATCCAGGTGGCCTGCACGATTGCCCCGCCCTTCCGCCCGCTGACGCCCGAGGAGGACGCCGAGGACGTCCGGCAGATCCTCGCCTCCGGGGCCCGCATCCTTTTCGTGGGGATCGGCTGCCCGAAGCAGGAGTGGTGGATGTACCGTCACCGCGACCGGCTGCCCCTCACCATGCTGGGGGTGGGCGCGGCCTTCGACTTCCACTCGGGGCGGGTCCGGCAGGCACCCGGGGCGATGCAGCGCCTGGGGCTGGAGTGGCTCTTCCGGCTGGCGATGGAGCCC containing:
- a CDS encoding WecB/TagA/CpsF family glycosyltransferase, with product MITWAQAGGPRRVHAANVHMVMEGVDDPNFQAVTNSADLVTPDGMPLVWGLKLLGVRDAERVYGPTLTLHVCEAAAKAGVPIGLYGGTPESLGDFRAFLERQFPGIQVACTIAPPFRPLTPEEDAEDVRQILASGARILFVGIGCPKQEWWMYRHRDRLPLTMLGVGAAFDFHSGRVRQAPGAMQRLGLEWLFRLAMEP